In Novosphingobium sp. RL4, the sequence GAACTTTTCGCGCAGGGCCTTGAAGCCGACCAGCATGTCCGCGACCATTTCGGTTCCGGTGTCGGACTTCACCCGGGTGGCGACCACCCAGGGCAGGAATTCCTGATAACGGCCGACATCGGCTACGAGGTCGAACATCTGCTCGGCGCTGTAGGGCAAGCGCTGGGTTTCGTGGATTCCGGGCACAGTAACGTCTTCCGGCTCAGCGCGGCGTCTTTGTCAGCGCGGCCTTGGCCAGTTGCGCTTCGCGGGCGGCGCGCATTTCGGCGAAATCCTTGCCGGCATGATAGCTCGAACGCGTCAGCGGCGAGGATGCGACCTGCAGGAAACCCTTCGCACGGGCGATGGCGCCATAGGCATCGAACGCCTTGGGGGTCACGAATTCCTTGACCTCGGCGTGCTTCGGCGTGGGACGCAGGTACTGACCCATGGTCAGGAAATCGATATCGGCGCAGCGCATGTCATCCATGACCTGGTGGACTTCGAGGCGCTCCTCGCCCAAGCCCAGCATCACGCCGGACTTGGTGAAGATCTTCGGATCGTGGGCCTTGACCTCTTCCAGCAGGCGCAGTGACGCATAGTAACGGGCGCCGGGGCGGATGGTGGGATAAAGGCGGGGCACGGTCTCGAGGTTGTGGTTGTAGACGTCGGGGCCGGCCGCCACGATCGCCTCGATCGCGCGGCGCATCTTGCCGCGGAAATCGGGCGTGAGAATTTCGATCGTGGTCGACGGAGTCGCGGCGCGCAGGGCCTGGATCACCTTCACGAACTGGTGGGCGCCGCCATCGGGCAGGTCGTCCCGGTCGACCGAGGTGATGACGATGTGCTCAAGACCCGTCTTGAGCGCCAGTTCGGCGACATGTTCCGGTTCGGAAGGGTCCACGCGGCCGGGCATTCCGGTCTTCACATTGCAGAACGCGCAGGCGCGTGTGCAGGTGTCGCCCAGAATCATCACCGTGGCGTGCTTCTTCGTCCAGCATTCGCCGATGTTCGGGCAGGCCGCTTCTTCGCAGACCGTGTTGAGCTTGAGATCCCGCATGAGCTGGCGCGTTTCGCCATAACCCTTGCTGGTCGGCGCCTTGACGCGGATCCAGTCAGGCTTGCGCTGACGTTCGGGCTTCTGCTCGGGGCTCGGCACGGAGGAAAGGTCGTTCATGGCGTCCAGATAGTCGCAAGCTTGCCTGCTTGCCAGTGCGAATATCCGCTCTATGGGTTGCGTGCGTTTCAATGGAGGCAACCCATGACAGATTCCAACGCCCCGCAATCAGAACAACGCGTCCTCGATACCCTGATCGACGGCTATCGCCGGTTCCGCAACAGCGGGTGGAGCCCCCACCGAGAGCGTTGGGAGCGTCTCAGCGAGGGGCAGCAACCCGAAGTGATGATCGTGGCCTGTTCCGACAGCCGCGTTGACCCTTCGCAGATCTTCGACGTCGATCCGGGCGAAATCTTCGTGGTCCGCAATGTTGCGGCGCTCGTTCCGCCCTTCGAGACCACGCCCGGCCACCACGGTGTTTCCGCTGCTCTTGAATTCGCGGTACAGGTGCTGAAGGTGAAGGAAATCGTGGTCATGGGCCACGGCATGTGCGGCGGCTGCAAGGCGGCGCTCACGCAGGAGCTCCACGGCGCCGAGCCGGGACAAGGCGGTTTCATCGCTGACTGGATTTCGATGCTGGATGAGGCCCGCGCTCCCGTCGCCGCGCAATTCGGCACGACCGGACGCCCGGCCGAACGCCAGATGGAGCAGGCCGCGGTGCGCGTCAGCATCGACAATCTGATGACGTTCCCCTGCGTTCGCCACAAGGTGAAGACCGGTGAACTCAAGCTGCGCGGCGCGTTCTTCGCGATCTCAGACGGGCAGCTTCATCTGATGGATGACGCCAGCGGAAAATTCGCACCGATTTCCTGACCCTTCGGGAAACGGCAAAAGAAAAGGGCGGCGGGTTATTCCCGCCGCCCTTTTCGTGTTTTTGGCCAGGTTACGTCGGCTTACGAGGCCGGCGTAGCCTTGGAAGCGGCATAAGCCGACCAGAGCTTGGCGATCGGTGCGCGCGTGCCGGTGACCTTGGCGAGGCTGGCCTGCGCATCGGCGGCCTTGCCCTGCATGGCCTGAGCCATGCCGAGGCGGAGATTCGCCTTGTTGGCATCGACGCCGGGCTTGCCGAGCGCGACCTTGTAAAGTTCTTCGGCCTTCGCGTACTGCTCGTAGCTCAGGAAGACGTCCGCCGAGCCGGTCACGGAGGCGGCCGTTGCGGCAGGCTTGAGAGCGTCGCGTTCGGCGGCCGGAAGCGATGCCTTGTCCGCAGCAACGCGGCCAGCGCTGTTGGCACGGTCCTGGCCGACCTCGGCCTGGGTCAGAAGACCCTTCGCAAGGCCCTGGTCCATGACCTTGACGGCTTCGCCCGGGAACGCGCGCGGATCGACGTTCTGGATATATTCGAAGTAGTCCCGCTTGTCCTTCATCGAGCCCGTCGCGAACATCAGGCGCATCAGGTCGATGTTTTCCTGGTTCTGGAGCGAGGCAAGCTGGCGCACGATCGAGATCGAGATATTCCACGACGCCACGCTGGGGTAGTACTGCGCCAGCATGGCGGCATATTCGGTCGACGGCGCAAGTTGCTTGGCGTCGTAGGAGGCCTGGAGCGCGCTACGGATCGAGCTTTCGTTCGGCTTGGTGCCGTTTGCCTTCGCCGCCTCAAGCTCCTTCTGGACCATGGCCAGAGCCGCCTGCGGGTTGTTCGAACGCTTGTAGGAATCCGCCAGCAGCGGCTGGATCATGTTCTGCTGGTCACGGTAACCCGCGTCGAAGGACTGCTGGAGATAGCGTGCGGCAACGTCGTACTGCGCGCTCTGATAAGCGGTGACGCCGGCAAGATACTGGACCTGACCCAGCGTTTCCGGGCTGGTCTGGCCGCTGTCGAGCATCATGACGAGACCCTTGTGCTGCAAGGCGGGGTCATTCATCAGAACGCCGACATTGCGCGTCATCTCGCCCTGCTTGAGCTTGTCGATCGGCTGCTGCGCGGCTGCGCCCGCCGTCTGGAGCTGCGCCAGGATACCGCCCATGGCCGCGTCCACTTCGGCGCGCGCGGCAGCCTTCTCGGCATCCGTCTGCGCGGCCTTGGCCTTGTCCGAGGCGGCCTTCACTGCGGGATTTGCCTGGGCGTCGGCAATAGCCTTGTCCACCGGAGCGGCGACGGCGGCGTATTCCTTCGAGAACGTCGCCTTGGCAGGCGCCTTTTCCTTGGCGACAGCAGCCACGGGAGCAACCGCGGCGGCCATTCCGCCAGTCATGGCCACAGCCAGGGCAACACGGGAAATCAGGAACTTGCGAGCCATCCAGGCCTACTCCTCATCAAGACACGTGGAGGCGCGCCCGAAAGCGGGACTCCGTAAAAATTGCAGTGCCGGTTTGGCGTCGAATTGAACGCTTGGCAACCTCGCCCGGCGATTAGAAGGCCGCCACTGAACGCTGATTGAATGCAATTCGTCGCAGCCCGAACGGTTCCCTGCGCCTCGCAAGACCAACTCGCCCCATAAGTGTGGAAAAAGAGCGCCTCCTTGGCGCGGTGGCACCTGTTCAGGTGGCTTTCCCCCCGCGCATGTCCTAGGGCGATCCATCACCCTTTGTCCCGCAGCAACGAACGATCCAGCGCGTGAGCGACGACACCGACATTAACGGCCCCGAGCATATCGGTCCCGAAGGCGAATACACCCGCATCGACATCGTCGATGAGATGAAGACGAGCTATCTCGATTACGCGATGAGCGTGATCGTGAGCCGCGCCCTGCCCGACGTTCGCGACGGTCTGAAGCCGGTGCATCGCCGTATCCTCTACGCCTGCCAGGAAGCGGGCTACGTCGCCGGTCGTCCTTATCGCAAGTCGAGCCGTATCGTCGGTGACGTCATGGGTAAGTATCACCCCCATGGCGACAGCGCGATCTACGACGCGCTGGCGCGCATGACGCAGCCGTGGTCGATGCGACTGCCGCTGGTCGATGGTCAGGGCAACTTCGGCTCGATGGATCCCGATCCGCCGGCCGCCATGCGTTACACCGAAGCGCGCCTCGACAAGGTGGCGAACGAGCTTCTCTCGGACATCGACAAGAATACCGTCGATTTCGCCGACAACTACGACGGCTCCGAAAGCGAGCCCACCGTGCTTCCGGCGCGCTTCCCGAACCTGCTGGTCAACGGCGCGGGCGGCATCGCGGTCGGCATGGCGACCAACATCCCGCCGCACAACCTCGGCGAAGTCGTCGATGGCTGCCTTGCCATGATCGACAATCCGGGGATCACCACCGAGGAACTGATCCAGATCATTCCCGGGCCGGATTTCCCGACCGCACCGCTGATCCTGGGCCAGGGCGGCGCTCGCAACGCTTACCTCACGGGCCGCGGCTCGGTCATCATGCGTTGCCGTCACGAAATCGAAGAAGGTCGGGGCGACCGTCGCTCGATCGTGCTCACCTCGATCCCCTATCAGGTCGGCAAGTCCAACCTCGTCGAGAAGATCGCCGAGGCCGCCAAGGACAAGCGGATCGAGGGCATCTCGGACATCCGCGACGAATCGAACCGCGAAGGCATGCGCGTCGTCGTCGAACTGAAGCGCGACGCGACCCCCGAAGTCGTGCTCAACCAGATCTGGCGCAATACGCCCGCACAGTCGAACTTCGCGGCCAACATGCTGGCGATCCGCGGCGGACGTCCCGAAGTCTTCAACCTTCGCGACATCATCCACGCCTTCATCCAGTTCCGCGAAGAGGTCATCACCCGGCGCACCAAGTTCGAACTGAACAAGGCGCGTGACCGGGCGCATATCTTGCTCGGCCTTGTCGTTGCGGTGTCGAACCTCGACGAAGTCGTGGTGATGATCCGCAGTGCCCCGAACCCGGCCGAAGCGCGTGCGCGCCTGCTTGCGAAGGAATGGCCGATCGGGGACATTGCGCCCTACATCCGCCTCGTCGAGGCGATCGAGCCCGACGCGGAACAGGATGGCGGCTCCTATCGCTTGTCCGAAGTCCAGGTGAAGGCCATCCTCGACTTGCGCCTGCACCGCCTCACCGCGCTCGGCCGCGACGAGATCGGTGACGAGCTCAAGATCCTGGCCGCCGCGATCGAGGAATATCTCTCGATCCTCGCCGACCGCGTGAAGCTCTACGGCGTCATGCGCGGCGAACTGACCGCGGTTCGCGAACTCTATGCCACGCCCCGCGTCTCGCAGATCACCGGTGCCGCCGACGGCATCGAGGACGAGGACCTGATCGAGCGCGAGGAAATGGTCGTAACCGTCACGATGGACGGTTACATCAAGCGTACCCCGCTCTCGACCTTCCGCGCCCAAGCGCGCGGCGGCAAGGGCCGTGCAGGCATGTCCACGAAGGACGAGGATGTCGTGACGACGATGTTCGTCACGTCGACTCACAATCCTGTGCTGTTCTTCTCCACCGCCGGCAAGGTCTACCGCCTCAAGGTCTACAAGCTGCCCGAAGGCGGCCCGACCACGCGCGGCCGCCCCATCGTCAACCTCCTGCCGTCGCTGGACAAGGACGAGACGATCCAGACCGTCCTGCCATTGCCGGAAGATGAGAAGGAGTGGAGCAAGCTCTCGGTCGTATTCGCGACCGCGAAGGGCAATGTTCGCCGTAACTCCATGGACGCCTTCGCGAACATCCCGTCGAACGGCAAGTTCGCGATGAAGTTCGAACCCGACGCCGATGGCACGCCGAACGATGACCGCCTGATCGGGGTCGCCCTTCTCGCGCATTCGGACGACGTGCTGCTGGCAAGCCGCCAGGGCAAGGCGATCCGCTTTGCCGGTGAACTCGTTCGCGAATTCGCGAGCCGCACGTCCACCGGCGTCAAGGCGATGACCCTGAAGGACGGCGACGAGGTAATCTCGCTTTCGATCCTTCACCGCGTCGGCATGAAGGACCAGGACGAGCGCGATGCCTACCTGCGCTTCGCGCCGTGGAAGGGTGACAAGGACGGTGAAAACCCGATCGACGAGGAGCGTTTCGCGTATCTCGCCGAGAAGGAGCAGTTCATCCTCACCGTCTGTGCCAATGGTTACGGCAAGATGTCCTCCGCTTACGAATACCGCCGTACGGGCCGCGGCGGCCAGGGCATCACCAATATCGACAATATCGGCCGCAACGGTCTGGTCGTCGCCAGCTTCCCGGCCACCCGTGCCGACCAACTCATGCTGGTGACGGATCAGGCAAAGCTTATCCGCCTGCCGCTCGAATCACTGCGCGTGATCGGGCGCGGTTCGGCGGGCGTGCGCCTGTTCAACGTATCGGGTGACGAGCACGTCGTCAGCGCCGTGCGGCTTGATGAGCCGGCTGAAGAAGAAGTGCTGGAGGGCGAGGCACCTTCGGCCGATGGCGCTGCAGCCGCCCAGACCGCGCCTGACGCCACCGAAGGCGATACGCCGCAAGCCGACACTGCCGAAGACAGTGATTCTTCGGAAGACGAAGAGTGAGCGATACCGTCGCCTACAAGATTCTGAACGGGGAGCAGCTTGAACGGCTGCTCTCCGACGGGGTCTTCACCGGCGCGCCTGTCGATCTGGCGGACGGTTACATCCATATGTCGACCGCCGATCAGGCGCAGGAAACGCTGGACAAGCACTTCGCCGGACAGACCGGCCTCGCTATTGCCGTGGTAGACCTCGGCGTGCTGGGCGATGCGGTGAAGTGGGAAGTCTCGCGTGGCGGCGCGCTGTTTCCGCACATCTATGCCGATCTTCCGCTCTCTGCCGTGCTTGCTCACGGGCCCGTGGTTCGTGGTGATGACGGGAATCTGATCCTGCCCCCGGCCTGAACGTTCAGTCCGGGCGTGACCGCAATTCGCCGGTCACCCCCGTTGCCAGCACCAGATTTCCGACAAAGAACAGTGGCCAGGCGAATTGCCAGGACGGCCATTCCAGCGCGATCAGGCAGGCCACGACCACGATCAGCGCGCCGCTTCCGACCCGCGCACGCACGAAAGTGCTGGCCCAGGCGCTTGCCGCCATCCCGCCGAGTGCCAGCCCTTGAAATGCCGGCGCCGCTCCTCGGTCGGTGTTCGTCAGTAACAGGAAAACAAGCGGGGTCAGCAGTAGCAGCGCTGTGGCGAAGATCTTCCGGGCCATCGCAAGATCGCGGCGCAAATGGTTCAGAAACAGAGCAATTCCCATGACGTGCCCGATAATCATCAGAACCGTGGCCGGGTAGTCGTAGAGGTCATGGAGCGCCGCACCTGTCCCTTCCAACACCAGCATCGCAGCCAGAGTCCGGGTGTCCTTCCCGCGATGCCGCAAGACCGCATAAACGGCCAGAAGGAGGAAAGGCAGCGCCTTGAGCGCCAGCAGATAAAGCCCCGGCATCGTGCTGTTGCGACACCATAGGAACAGAACCGCCGCGACTATGGCCGCAAGCAGCCAGGGGCGGCGTTCGATCAGGGCGCGCTTGGGCATTCGCTGAACTCTCCGGTTGCGGCGCGGCTTCGGGATTTGCCTTTTTAGCCGCAGCACCACCCTTCCCTGATGCCACGCAAAGGTCTAGGCGCAAGCGCCATGACACAAGACGTCCACATCATCGGCGGCGGCCTGGCCGGCAGCGAGGCCGCCTGGCAACTTGGGCGGCGCGGTTTCCGCGTCCGTCTCTCGGAAATGCGCGGAACCGGAGAGCGTAGCCCCGCCCACCAGGGCGACGGTCTGGCAGAACTGGTCTGCTCCAATTCCTTCCGCTCCGACGACCACGAGAAGAACGCCGTAGGCCTGCTGCACCATGAGATGCGCGGCTGCGATTCGCTGATCATGTCTGCCGCGGCCAAGGCACAGGTGCCTGCCGGTTCGGCACTGGCAGTGGACCGCGATGTCTTCTCCGCCGAAGTGGAAGCTCGGCTGTCGGCCTTGCCCAATGTCGAGATCGTGCGAGAGCGGATCGACACGCTCCCCGAAACCGGAACGACCATCGTTGCCACCGGTCCGCTGACGGCGGAAATGCTCGCCGGCAGCATCGGCCGCGCGACCGGAGCTGACAGCCTTGCCTTCTTCGACGCCATAGCGCCGATCGTTTATCGTGACTCGATCGACATGGACGTATGCTGGATGGCTTCCCGCTGGGACAAGGGCGAAACCAAGGACTACATCAACTGCCCGATGGACAAGGACCAGTACCTTGCGTTCCATCAGGCCCTCCTCGACGGCGAGAAGACCGCCTTCAAGGAATGGGAAGAAAATACCCCCTACTTCGACGGATGCATGCCTATCGAGGTCATGGCCGAGCGCGGCGTCGAAACGCTGCGATTCGGACCGATGAAGCCGGTCGGGCTCGACAACCCGCACTGGGCGACCCCGGAACATCCCAATGGCCGCTGGGCCTATGCGGTCGTCCAGCTCCGCCAGGACAACAAACTC encodes:
- the lipA gene encoding lipoyl synthase is translated as MNDLSSVPSPEQKPERQRKPDWIRVKAPTSKGYGETRQLMRDLKLNTVCEEAACPNIGECWTKKHATVMILGDTCTRACAFCNVKTGMPGRVDPSEPEHVAELALKTGLEHIVITSVDRDDLPDGGAHQFVKVIQALRAATPSTTIEILTPDFRGKMRRAIEAIVAAGPDVYNHNLETVPRLYPTIRPGARYYASLRLLEEVKAHDPKIFTKSGVMLGLGEERLEVHQVMDDMRCADIDFLTMGQYLRPTPKHAEVKEFVTPKAFDAYGAIARAKGFLQVASSPLTRSSYHAGKDFAEMRAAREAQLAKAALTKTPR
- a CDS encoding carbonic anhydrase, which gives rise to MTDSNAPQSEQRVLDTLIDGYRRFRNSGWSPHRERWERLSEGQQPEVMIVACSDSRVDPSQIFDVDPGEIFVVRNVAALVPPFETTPGHHGVSAALEFAVQVLKVKEIVVMGHGMCGGCKAALTQELHGAEPGQGGFIADWISMLDEARAPVAAQFGTTGRPAERQMEQAAVRVSIDNLMTFPCVRHKVKTGELKLRGAFFAISDGQLHLMDDASGKFAPIS
- the gyrA gene encoding DNA gyrase subunit A, encoding MSDDTDINGPEHIGPEGEYTRIDIVDEMKTSYLDYAMSVIVSRALPDVRDGLKPVHRRILYACQEAGYVAGRPYRKSSRIVGDVMGKYHPHGDSAIYDALARMTQPWSMRLPLVDGQGNFGSMDPDPPAAMRYTEARLDKVANELLSDIDKNTVDFADNYDGSESEPTVLPARFPNLLVNGAGGIAVGMATNIPPHNLGEVVDGCLAMIDNPGITTEELIQIIPGPDFPTAPLILGQGGARNAYLTGRGSVIMRCRHEIEEGRGDRRSIVLTSIPYQVGKSNLVEKIAEAAKDKRIEGISDIRDESNREGMRVVVELKRDATPEVVLNQIWRNTPAQSNFAANMLAIRGGRPEVFNLRDIIHAFIQFREEVITRRTKFELNKARDRAHILLGLVVAVSNLDEVVVMIRSAPNPAEARARLLAKEWPIGDIAPYIRLVEAIEPDAEQDGGSYRLSEVQVKAILDLRLHRLTALGRDEIGDELKILAAAIEEYLSILADRVKLYGVMRGELTAVRELYATPRVSQITGAADGIEDEDLIEREEMVVTVTMDGYIKRTPLSTFRAQARGGKGRAGMSTKDEDVVTTMFVTSTHNPVLFFSTAGKVYRLKVYKLPEGGPTTRGRPIVNLLPSLDKDETIQTVLPLPEDEKEWSKLSVVFATAKGNVRRNSMDAFANIPSNGKFAMKFEPDADGTPNDDRLIGVALLAHSDDVLLASRQGKAIRFAGELVREFASRTSTGVKAMTLKDGDEVISLSILHRVGMKDQDERDAYLRFAPWKGDKDGENPIDEERFAYLAEKEQFILTVCANGYGKMSSAYEYRRTGRGGQGITNIDNIGRNGLVVASFPATRADQLMLVTDQAKLIRLPLESLRVIGRGSAGVRLFNVSGDEHVVSAVRLDEPAEEEVLEGEAPSADGAAAAQTAPDATEGDTPQADTAEDSDSSEDEE
- a CDS encoding DUF952 domain-containing protein — its product is MSDTVAYKILNGEQLERLLSDGVFTGAPVDLADGYIHMSTADQAQETLDKHFAGQTGLAIAVVDLGVLGDAVKWEVSRGGALFPHIYADLPLSAVLAHGPVVRGDDGNLILPPA
- the trmFO gene encoding methylenetetrahydrofolate--tRNA-(uracil(54)-C(5))-methyltransferase (FADH(2)-oxidizing) TrmFO, whose amino-acid sequence is MTQDVHIIGGGLAGSEAAWQLGRRGFRVRLSEMRGTGERSPAHQGDGLAELVCSNSFRSDDHEKNAVGLLHHEMRGCDSLIMSAAAKAQVPAGSALAVDRDVFSAEVEARLSALPNVEIVRERIDTLPETGTTIVATGPLTAEMLAGSIGRATGADSLAFFDAIAPIVYRDSIDMDVCWMASRWDKGETKDYINCPMDKDQYLAFHQALLDGEKTAFKEWEENTPYFDGCMPIEVMAERGVETLRFGPMKPVGLDNPHWATPEHPNGRWAYAVVQLRQDNKLGTIWNMVGFQTKLKHAEQVRLFRTIPGLENAEFARLGGLHRNTFLNSPILLDRQLRLKTAPHVRFAGQITGCEGYVESAAVGLMAGLMTAAELSGRDWQTPPRTTALGALLSHITGDAEAETYQPMNVNFGLFPPLHDVKKKQRKEAYTSRAKEEIAPWLEGLVPTA